Below is a genomic region from Aurantimonas sp. HBX-1.
ATCGCGATCCAGGCCGGCGGCGCCAGATACATCAGGATCGCCTGCAGGATCTGGAATCGGCTGATGGCCAACAGCCCCGAGGCGCGCAGGAAGCGCCAGTACTGCATGTTGCCCTGGCACCAGCGCAGGTCGCGCTTGGCGAATTCCGGCAGGGTCGGCGGGCTGGTCTCGTAGCTCTGCGTCTCGACCGGCACGATCCGCACCTCGTAGCCGGCGCGGCGCATCAGCACCGCTTCCAGCTGGTCGTGGCTGAGCACGTGGCCGCCGAGCGGGGCGCGGCCCGGCAGGATCGGCAGCTCGCAATGGTCGCGGAAGGCACGGGTGCGGATGACGGCGTTGTGGCCCCAGTAGGAGCCGCAATCGGCGGTCCACCAGCTGGCGCCCATGGTGAAGGAGCGCATGCCGTGGCGCATGCCGAACTGGAAGATGCGGGCGAAGCCGCTGGTCGCCGGCGTGCCGACGACGAGGCTCTGCAGGATGCCGAAGCGCGGGTTCGCCTCCATCGTCGCGACCAGCCGGGCCATGACGTCGCCGGACATCACGCTGTCGGAGTCGAGCGGCAGATAGAAGTCGAAATCGTCGCCGTGCGCTTCGAGGAAGTCGCGGACATTGCCGGCCTTGTAGCCGACATTGTCGGCACGTCGGCGGTAAACCGGGCGGGCCGGGTCGCTGTCGGCGAAGACGGTAGCGAAGCGCCGGAACTCGGCCTCCTCCGCCCGCGCCACCTGCGGATCGCTGGTGTCGCTGAGGACGAAGAAGCGGAAATGCTCGCGCAGGCCGGTGCGCTCGAGGCTGATGCGCATCGCCTCGATCCGCTCGAAGATCGGACGCGGATCCTCGTTGCGCAGGAAGACCGTCAGCGCTGTCCGGCTGTTCAGGCGCCGGACCCGACCGGCGGGGCCTGCCGAGTAGTATGGGTAGACGCTGCGCGCCGGATCGGCCGGCCCGTGCATCAGGACGAGGCCGATGACGGCATTCCAGAAGCCGAGCACGGTCCACGGCGTTGCCAGCAGGAACCCGGTCAGCATGATCCATTCGGCCGCGTCGATGGCGCCGTCGGCCCGGAGCAGCGTGACGACACCGGCGGCAAGCGCCACCAGCGTCGCGAGATTGAGCGCGAGCACGATCAGCCGGCGCCGGCCGACCGGCAACCCGGCCGGGCGGAGCTCCGGCGGGCGCTCGGCGCGATGGCGCTCTTGCGACTCGGGAAATGACAGTTCGTCGTCTGCCGACGGCACTCGCAACACGGATGCTTCCTTTTCGATGATGGCATTCGCGGACGGCACCCTTGCGGTACCGCCCGGCTTCGACCAGCGCCCGGGACCTCTAGCTAGAAAGCCATCGCTCCGCGGTGAGGCCGACTACGGCAATCTGCGCGGCCGCGGCACTCACTTTTCCGTAAGAGGCCGAACCCGCCCCGGGTTGCGCCCGCCGCCGCGGCAGATTGACCCGCCCGGCGGCCGGAAGGTGATCAGCGCGCGGCCGCCCGATCGCTGCCGAAGGCCGGCCGGTCGGCATCCGGGTACCAGTAGCGCGCCGCCGGCGCGTCGCGCTCGATCAGCACGAAGCTGTCGGCGAAGACGCGGTAGGGATGGCTCCACGCGCCATCCGGCCACTGCACCCGGATTTCGGCACGCTCGGCGGTGCCGAGGCCGAGATGCACGAAGCCGGAATGGCCCGAAGCATGGCCGCCGCCGACCTGGATCGTGCGGTAGAGCGTCCTCGTGCCGATCTTCACCGCCAGCTTGGCGCCGAGGGCGGTCCGGTTCGCGCCCTTCTGGGCCAGCGACACCTCGACGAAGTTGCCGAGCGGCCGGGTGCCGAAACTGGCTGCAGCGCCGCGGTTGCGGAACAGGCTGGCGGGTTGGCCGCGATTGACGACCAGCAGGTCGAGCGCGCCGTCGAGATTGAAGTCGGCGACCAGCGCGCCGCGTCCCTTGGTGGGGAGGGCAAGGCCCGCTTCGCCGCCGCGCTCGGTGAAGTGCCCGTCGAAGCCGCCCATCAGCAGATTGTCCGGATCGTAGGCGGCGAAGTCCGGCATCGCCTCGACGTTGCCCTTGGCGATGAACAGGTCGAGCGCGGTGTCGTTGTTGAAATCGGCGAACTCGGCGTGCCAGCCTGTCGACGGCTTGCCCTGGTCCTCGACATAGGGCCGGTGCGCCGTGGCGCCGCGATCGAACGCCTCGTCGCGATAGGTCGGCGCGTCCTCGAACTCCCGGTCGAGGAATTGAAGCTTGGTGTCGCCCATCGAGCTCAGCGCGTATTCCGGCGTGCCGTCGCCGTCGACGTCGCCTTCGGCGATGCCCATGCCCCAGATCGACAGATGCTGCCAGCCATCGGCCTTGCGATAGGGGCGCGGCGCGCGCTCCGGCTCGAGCCGCCAGAGCTGCTCGGCGCCGCCGCGATAATATTGCCGGTCGTTGGTGATCCGCAGCGCCGGCTCGCCCGAGCGGTTCCAGTCGGTGAACAGCATCGAAAGCGCGCAGTAGCCGGGCGACAGCGCCAGCGGCTCGGAATAGTCGGGACCGCCGTCGGGGCCGGAACGCGGTCGGATCAGCGCGTTGTCGGCGCAGGTGCCCCAGGGCGAGCCCGGCGCGGCGCGGTCGACGTAATTGCCGAAGGCGAGCGTCGGGAAGGACGCGCCCGGCTCGAAGATCGCCGAGAAGGCCGTCGTCCAGGCGCGGCCGCCGTCGAAGCCCCAGGCGAAGTTCGCCTTCTCGAAGCGGCATTCCGGCCCGCCCTTGAGCAGGACGTTCGCGCCGACCCGCAGCAGCACGAGGTCCTCGAACCCGTCCTGGTCGATATCCAGCGGATAGGCGCCGGTGACGTTCGCGAGGTCCTTCGGGTCGACGGGCTGCGGCAGCTTCTCGAAGGCCAGCGCGCCGGCTTCCTGCGAACGGTTGACGTAGAAGCCGCCCTCGCCCGCGCCGCCGGCCAGGAACAGGTCGGGGAAGCGGTCGCCGTTGCAGTCGAACGCCGCCCCGCCGCCCCCGACGAAGAACTCCCACGGCCCGCCATAGACATGCTCGATGCCGGCGGCCTTCGCCTCCTCGTGAAACAGCGGCGTGTCGGCAGCGAAGCCGGGAGCGGTTTCGGCGGCCGCCGGGACAAGGGCGGCAGTCAATGCGAAGAGCGTTGCAAAGGCCAGACGCGGGAGGCGCCACAGGGAGAATCCAATCGGTCCGAAAGGCGGGTTCGACCCACCCCCCTCTGCCCTGCCGGGCATCTCCCCCACAAGGGGGGAGATCGACCTGCCGCCAAGGCCGCGCTTCTTTCTCGTTCGCGGATCCTTGGCACTCTCCGCAACAGGATTTTGGCGGGCCCTCAAAGCCGCTTCGCTTTCTACGGCACCGGGAGCGCCGGGGCGTCTGCAGAAGAGAGCGAGGCGACGAAGCTGCCGATCTCCCCCCTTGTGGGGGAGATGTCCGGCAGGACAGAGGGGGGTGCTACAGCGCAAATCTGAGCCGCGTTTCGCCGAAACCATCCCCGTCACTCCCCCACCGACAGCGTCTTCAGCCAGGCGATCAGTGCCGAGCGGTCGGCTTCCGGCAGGTCGCGATAGCCGAAAGCACTCGTCTCCGCGGCGCCGCCATGGGCGCGGATCACCTCGTCGAGCGTGGTGACGTCGCCGCGGTGACCGTAGGGCGCAGTGTCCGCGAGGCCCCAGAGCTCGGCGGTCATGAACACGTCGCGCTCGACGAAGCGCTGGCCCAGCGTCTCGTTGCCGAGCGCGGCGGTGCGCGTGTCGGCGATGCGATGGCGCTTCAGGTCGCCGAACAGCGGCACCAGCACGTCGCCGTCGGCATTGCGCGGCAGGCGCGCCGCCCATTCGAGCGTCGCGAGGTCGTAGACAGCCGGCTTCTCGACGTCGCCCTCGCGCAGCGTGCCGGCGAGATCGACCGGGCCCGGATCCTGGAAGGCGAGGCTCTTCAGCGGCAGCGCCGGACGGTGGCAGGTCTCGCAGCCGAGATCGGCGAAGACGGCGCGGCCGCGCTCGGCCGCCTGGCGCCAGGCCGGATCGTCGGGCGCGGCCTGGAGCGGCGGCGGCAGCGTCGCCTGGAACGCCACCATCGCCGAGACCTCGCCGGCGCCGATCTCGTCCGGATATCCATCGCGGTCGAAATCCGCGGTGCCGGTCCAGCGCGTGCCCCAGCGCTCGTCCGGCTGGATGCCGTGATGCTGGTTCAGCGCGTTGACGGTGAACTGCCGCAGCGAGGTCATCACGCCCTTCTGCGTGAACGGGCGGATGACCAGATCCGCATCGACCCCGTCGAGTTCGGCGAGATCGACCGAGCCGTCCGGCTGCGCGGTGATGCGGCCGAAGCCGACGCCCTTGGCGACAAGCGCAACACGCACCGGTTCGCCCGTCGCACGGGCGCGCCGCAGCGCATCCGCCCGGCCAGCGCGGAGCTCGACGGTCATCTCCCGCGCCAGCAGCTCGACCAGCCCGGCGCCGAACAGATGGTTGGTGCCGCGCTCGTTGGAGAATTGCGGGTCGAGCGTGTCGAACTCGGCGCTCTCGAAGCCCTCCGAGACGAAGGCATTGGCGACGAAGCCGCCGGCGCCGCCGGTCACCGGCTCGTTATGGCAGGAGGAGCAGGCGTTGGCGTCGGGGCCGGCGAGGCGCTGGAAGGCGTGTTCGGCCGGCCGACGCGTCGCCGTCGGCACGATCGCCTGCGTGGCGTTCGGCCGCCCGGCCCCGTCCAGCACGGTGAAGCGGGCCTCGAACAGATCCTTGCCCTTGAGCGCCAGCGCCTCGAGGGCGTCACCGGCGATCGGCCCGGCGATCGTCGCCGGGTCGAGGCGCTCGCGGATGGTCTTCTCGCTCCAGGCGGGTTCCTGCGCCGCTGCTGGCAGCGCCAGCGACGCGGCGACGGCGATGAAGGTAACATGGCGGAACATCAGGCAGCCTCCGCGATCTCGGTTCCGGCAAAGCGGGCAAAGCGGTCGTCGAGCGCGGCGAGCGCGTGCGCCGTCGCGGCCGAGAAGATCAGCTGGTCGACGTCCTCGGCGATCGAAAAGGCGGTGTCGGCGCCCGACCCGTCGATGGCGCTCTCGCGGATGCCGCGGCGGATCGCCGGCTCCAGCAGATCCATGGCGTGGGCGCCGGAGCCGGTGAACACGATGGGCAGCGGGTCGATCAGCGTGAAGACGCGGCCGAGCCCGTAGCCGATGGCAAGGCCGGCTTCCTCGAAGGCCGCGGCGGCCTCGCTCTCCCCGCCCCGCGCCAGCGCCGCGAGGCGGTGCATGTCGGCATCGCTGATGCGGCGGGTCGGCACGGCATCGACCTTGCCCTGCGCCCGGCGCCAGATGGCGTAGTCGCCGGCATAGGCCTCGACGCAGCCGTGATTGCCGCAGCGGCAGAGCGCCCCGCCGGGAATGTGGTTGATGTGCCCGAACTCGACCGCCGAGGAGCGCTGGCCCTGGAAGGTCGAGCCGCCAAGCCGCAGCCCCATGCCGACGCCGAAGCCGATGAACAGGGTGGCGAAGTCGCGGCCGCTGAACTCCGGTGTCCAGCGGAACGCCTCGGGCATCAGCGAACAGTCGTTGAAGACCTCGACCGCAGCGCCGGTCGCGGCGGCCAGCGGCGTCGCGATGTCGAGGTCGCGGGCCCTCAGCGCCGGCGACCAGAGGATGCGGGAGAGGCCGCTGTCGGTCTTGCCCTGAACGGCGACGATCAGCTTGCCGAAGTCGGGCCGGGGCCCTTTGCCGCCGGCTTCGTCGAGCAGCGCCAGGAGCGATCCCACGATCTCGTCGCGGCCGAGGCCCGAGAGGTCGCAGTCGCGCCGTGCCTCGCCGCGGACATTGCCGGCGTAGTCGGCAAAACGCACCGAGACCTCGCCGACGGCGAGCTTGCCGATCGCCACCGTCGCCGCCGAGGCGGCCAGCGCCAGCGCCTTGCCCGGGCGGCCGCGCCGCACCGTCCGCCCGTCGTCGTCGACCTCTGCCAGGATGCCGGCACGCAGCAGCGCCGTGGCGATCGCCGAGGCCGCCGACACCGAAAGCCCGGTGGCCTCGCTGACCGCCTTCCGGGTCGAGATGGGGGTGCGCCTCAGGTGGTCGATGACGGCATGGCGGTTGTGTGCGCGCACGTCGTCGGCATCGGTCTTGGCCAGCATTTGCGGCGTTTCCTCCCACCAGAGGCCCGCTCTCCCGGCGGGTTCCCATGGCCTGTGCCCGCCACGTTGACACGGATGAGATTTGCTGTCACCATTTTTTCCGAGGCTTGGAAAAAGTCTCGATCGGCCGGGAGAACGGGCCGTCTTCGAACGATCGGGCGCTGGGGCGCCGGGAGGAAAATCCATGAAGAATCTGAAGCTCGCGCTTGTCGGCGCGGTGTTCTCGATGGCTGTCGTCGGATCCGCGTCTGCCCAGGAGGGCAAGACGGTCGGCGTGTCCTGGTCGAACTTCCAGGAAGAGCGCTGGAAGACCGACGAGGCCGCCATCAAGAAGGCGCTCGAGGCCGCCGGTGCCACCTACATCTCCGCCGATGCGCAGTCCTCGGCCGCCAAGCAGCTCACCGACGTCGAGTCGCTGATCAGCCAGGGCGCCGACGCGCTGATCATCCTGGCGCAGGACTCCGACGCCATCGGACCGGCCGTCGAAGCGGCGGCGAACAACGGCATCCCGGTGGTCGGCTACGACCGGCTGATCGAGAACCCGAACGCCTTCTACATCACCTTCGACAACAAGGAAGTCGGGCGCATCCAGGCGCGTGAAGTGATGAAGGTGCAGCCGGAAGGCAACTACGCCTTCATCAAGGGCTCGTCGGCCGATCCGAACGCCGACTTCCTGTTCTCCGGCCAGATGGAAGTGCTCAAGGACGCCATCGATTCCGGCAAGATCAAGAATGTCGGCGAGGCCTACACGGACGGCTGGCTCCCCGCCAACGCCCAGCAGAACATGGAACAGATCCTGACTGCCAACAACAACGAGGTCGACGCCGTCGTCGCCTCGAACGACGGCACCGCCGGCGGCGCCATCGCCGCGCTGGAAGCGCAGGGTCTCGCCGGTTCGGTGCCGGTCTCCGGACAGGACGCCGACTTCGCCGCGCTCAACCGCATCGCCCGCGGCACGCAGACCGTGTCGGTCTGGAAGGACTCGCGCGAGCTCGGCAAGCGTGCGGCGGAGATCGCCCTCGATCTCGCCGACGGCACCGAGATGAACGCGATCGAAGGCGTCGAGACCTTCAACGGCGGCCCGAACGGCGTCGAGATGCAGTCGATCTTCCTGACCCCGGTGGCGATCACCCAGGAAAACCTCGACACCATCATCGATGCCGGCTGGGTATCGAAGGAAGTGGTCTGCCAGGGCGCGGATGCCTCCAAGGTCCCGGCCTGCGGCTGAACGACCTCGCGCAGCATCGTCAGGCGGCCGCCCCCGTGCGGCCGCCTGACACGTATCGAGGAAAGTCGCGGACCGCAGGTGACGGACGCGCCGGTTCCCGATACCGTCGGCACAACAACGAATGAGCCGAGCATGCGTCATCCCCCGGCGGCAGCCGGGAATGACGCGTAGCTCCGCCAGGGAGGCGGTCATGAGCCAAGCGACAACCGGACAGGCGGCCACCGCCGGCGCGGCCAGGGGCGGCGGCCTCGGCGGCTTCGTCCGCGCCACCGAGGTCGACACCCGCATGCTCGGCATGGTCGGGGCGCTGCTAGTCATCTGGGTGGTCTTCCACGTCCTTTCCGGCGGCATCTTCCTGTCGCCGCGCAACCTCTGGAACCTCACCGTCCAGACCGCCTCGATCGCGGTGATGGCGACCGGCATGGTGCTGGTCATCGTCACCCGCAACATCGACCTTTCGGTCGGCTCGATCCTCGGCTTCACCGGCATGGCGATGGCCGCGCTGCAGGTCGACTTCCTGCCGGACCTACTCGGCTACAACAGCCCCTTCACCTGGTTCATCACCCTCGTCGTCGGCGTCGCTATCGGCGTCGCGATCGGCGGCCTGCAGGGCTACGTCATCGCCTTTCTCGGCGTGCCCGCCTTCATCGTCACGCTGGGCGGCCTGCTGGTGTGGCGGGGCGGCGCCTGGTGGCTGACCTCGGGCCGCACCGTGGCGCCGCTCGACGACACGTTCCGGCTGATGGGCGGCGGCGCGACCGGCTCCCTCGGCGAGACCTGGACGTGGATCCTGGCGCTCGTCGCCTGCGTCGCCGTCGCGGTATCGCTGGTCGTCGCCCGCCGCCGCCGCCTCGGCTACGGCTTCCCGCTGCGGCCGGTCTGGGCGGAGGCGGCCATGGCGATCATCGCGTTTGCCGCGATCCTCGGCGCCGCCTGGATCCTCAACAGCTACCACTGGCCCTCGGCCATCGCCCGTCGCTATGCCGAGGCGCAGGGCATCGAGGCGCCGGAAGGCGGGCTGCAGATCGGCTACGGCGTCGCCGTGCCGGTGCTGATCGCCATCGTCGTCGGCATCGTCATGACCTTCGTCGCCCGCCGCACCCGCTTCGGCCGCTACGTCTTCGCCATCGGCGGCAACCCGGAAGCCGCCGAACTGGCCGGCATCAACACCCGCTGGGTGCTGATGAAGGTGTTCATGCTGATGGGCGGCCTCGCCGCCCTCGGCGCCGCGATCTCCACCGCGCGCCTCAACGCCGCCACCAACGCGCTCGGCACGCTCGACGAGCTCTACGTCATCGCCGCCGCGGTGATCGGCGGCACGTCGCTCGCCGGCGGCGCCGGCACGATCATCGGGGCGATGCTCGGCGCCCTGGTGATGCAGTCGCTGCAGTCGGGCATGGTGCTGCTGGGCGTCGACTCGCCACTGCAGTCGATCGTCGTCGGCATCGTGCTCGTCGTCGCGGTGTGGATCGATACCGTCTATCGCAGGAGGGCCGCATGAGCACGACGACGGAGGCCATCACCGACCACGGCCGTGGCCATCCCGCCACGGTCGACCGCAGCGGCGCGCCGCTGGTCGAACTCAAGGACATCTCGATCTCGTTCGGCGGCATCCATGCCGTGGAGCGGGCCTCGATCGATCTCTTTCCCGGCGAGGTCGTCGCCCTGCTCGGCCACAACGGCGCCGGCAAGTCGACGCTGATCAAGATCCTGTCGGGCGCCTACAAGCGCGACAGCGGCGAGATCTTCGTGCGCGGCGAGGCCGCTGCCATCGGCAATCCGCGCGACGCCAAGGCCTACGGGATAGAGACGATCTACCAGACGCTGGCGCTGGCGGACAACGTGGATGCGGCGGCGAACCTCTTCCTCGGCCGCGAGATCCTCACCGCCTGGGGCACGCTCGACGACGGCGCGATGGAGGCCGAGGCCCGCAAGGTGATGGGCCGGCTGAACCCGAACTTCCGCCGCTTCAAGGAGCCGGTGAAGGCGCTGTCGGGCGGCCAGCGCCAGTCCGTCGCCATCGCCCGGGCGATCCTGTTCAACGCCAAGATCCTGATCATGGACGAGCCGACCGCCGCGCTCGGCCCGCAGGAGACCGCGCAGGTGGGCGAACTGATCAAGGAGCTGAAGAAGGAAGACATCGGCATCTTCCTGATCAGCCACGACATCCACGACGTCTTCGACCTCGCCGACCGGGTCGTGGTGATGAAGAACGGCCAGGTCGTCGGCAGCGCCATGACCGGCGACGTCACCAAGGACGAGGTCCTCGGCATGATCATCCTCGGCAAGTGCCCGCCCGGCGCGACGCCCGGCCCCGGCGCGATGCAGGACTAAAGCGAAGGGGCGCCGAGAGGGCGCCCCTTTTGCTTACGGCATTCCCTTTCCGACGCATCTCGTGCCGGAAGGGATCAGCCGGCCATCGCCGCCTTCACCGCCGGATAGAGCCGGCGATAGCGCTCGTAGGCCGCCCTGTAGGCGCCCGCCTTGTCGCGCTCCGGGGTGAAGCGCCGGGCGATCGGCGGCTCGGTCATCACGGTTCTCGGGTCCTCGCCCGTCGCGGCGCAGAGGCCGAGCCGGGCGGCGCCGAAGGCAGCGCCGAAATCGCCGGCCTCCGGCAGCGCGATCTCGGTGTCCAGCACCGTCGCCATCAGCTTCAGCCAGTAGACCGAGCGCGAGCCCGCCCCGACGGCGATCAGCCGCTGCGGCGAGGTCCCGCCGCCCGCCTCGACGCAGTCACGCATCGAGTAGGCGACGCCCTCAAGCACCGCCCGCGTCATCGCCGCCCGGTCGCTGCCGGCATCGAGCCCGGCGAAGACGCCGCGAATGTCGGCATCGTTGTGCGGCGTGCGCTCGCCCGACAGATACGGCAGGAAGACCAGCCGCCCGGGCTCGCCGAGGTCCTCGCCGAGCGCACCGGTCAACGCCGCCGGCTCCTCCTTCAGGAGCTGCGACAGCCATTCGACCGAGCCGGCGGCCGAGAGCGTCACGCCCATCTGGTGCCACAGGCCCGGAATGGCGTGGCAGAACGTGTGGAGCGCCGTCTCCGGGACCGGATGATAGCCGGCGACCGCGGTGAACAGGACGCCGGAGGTGCCGAGCGACAGGAAGCCGGTGCCGGGTTCGGCGACGCCGACGCCGCAGGCGGACGCGGCATTGTCGCCGCCGCCGCCAGCGACCGCGATGCCCGGCGTCAGGCCGAAGCGCGTCGCGAGATCGGGGCGCAGCTGGCCGGAGACCTCCGTGCCCTCCACCAGTCGCGGCATGTGGTCGATCGACAGGCCGGTCTTCTCCAGCATCCGGCCGGACCAGTCGCGCCGGCCGGTATCGAGCCACGCCGTGCCGGCGGCGTCCGACATTTCCGACACCGCCTCGCCGGTGAGCCACAGCCGCAGATAATCCTTGGGCAGCAGGACGCGGCGGACCTTCTCGAAGATCGCCGGCTCGTTGCGGGCGACCCAGAGCAGCTTCGGCGCAGTGAAGCCCGGAAACACGATGTTGCCGGTGATGGCGCGGGATTCGTCGTCGTCGAGCTTGGCCGCTTCCTGGTGGCTGCGGGTGTCGTTCCACAGGATGCAGGGCCGCAGCACCTGATCGTCCGCGCCCAGCAGCGTCGCGCCGTGCATGTGGCCGGAGAGGCCGATGCCGGCGACGGCGGCGAGCGCCGCGCCATGCTCGGCCTTCAGCCTCTCCAGCGCGGTCTCGCAGGCGGCGATCCAGGCGGCCGGGTCCTGCTCCGACCAGCCGAAATGCGGCCGCTCGACGGTCAGCGGCACCGAGACCGAGGCGATGGGCCGCTGGTCCTCGCCGATGATCAGCGCCTTCAGCGACGACGTGCCGAGGTCGAGCCCGAGATAGTTGGTCATGCCATGTTCGTCTTTTCTGATGTCGCGCTCTCGTGGGACGGGCGGGCTCTTGGCCCGCCCTCCGAGGGTTCAGACGTAGCGGTTGACCACGCCTTCCAGATATTCCTGCCGGCCGGAGCGGGGCTGCGGGTCGAGGCCCAGCGCGCGGTCGGCGATCGTCTCTAGCGTGCGGTCGCCGGCGAGCATCGCCTTCGCCTCGTCGGTCTGCCAGCCGGCATAGCGGTCGGCGAGCGGCTGGCTCAGCGCGCCGTCGGCCAGCATCTGCTCGGCCGCCAGCAGCCCCCGGGCGCAGGCGTCCATCGAGGCAACATGGGCGATCAGCAGATCGTCCGGGTCGATCGACTGGCGGCGGATCTTGGCGTCGAAGTTGAGCCCGCCGGTGGTGAAGCCGCCATGCTGCAGCATCTCGTGGAAGACCAGAGCGATCTCGCGGACATCCATGGCGAACTGGTCGGTGTCCCAGCCGAGCAGGTCGTCGCCGCGATTGATGTCGAGCGAGCCGAACAGGTCGTGGGCGTAGGCCAGCTTGACCTCGTGGTCGAAGCTGTGGCCGGCGAGGATGGCGTGGTTCTGCTCGATGTTCATCTTCACGTCGGCGAGGAGATCGTATTTCTGCAGGAAGCCGAAAACGGTCGCGACGTCGAAATCGTACTGGTGCTTGGTCGGCTCCTTCGGCTTCGGCTCGATCAGGATCGGGCCGGCGAAGCCGATCTTGTGCTTGTAGTCGACGAGCATCGACAGGAAGCGGCCGAGTTGGTCCAGCTCCTGCTTCATGTCGGTGTTGAGCAGCGTCTCGTAGCCCTCGCGGCCGCCCCAGCAGACATAGTTCGCGCCGTTGAGGCGGTGCGTCGCG
It encodes:
- the xylF gene encoding D-xylose ABC transporter substrate-binding protein, whose translation is MAVVGSASAQEGKTVGVSWSNFQEERWKTDEAAIKKALEAAGATYISADAQSSAAKQLTDVESLISQGADALIILAQDSDAIGPAVEAAANNGIPVVGYDRLIENPNAFYITFDNKEVGRIQAREVMKVQPEGNYAFIKGSSADPNADFLFSGQMEVLKDAIDSGKIKNVGEAYTDGWLPANAQQNMEQILTANNNEVDAVVASNDGTAGGAIAALEAQGLAGSVPVSGQDADFAALNRIARGTQTVSVWKDSRELGKRAAEIALDLADGTEMNAIEGVETFNGGPNGVEMQSIFLTPVAITQENLDTIIDAGWVSKEVVCQGADASKVPACG
- a CDS encoding ROK family protein — protein: MLAKTDADDVRAHNRHAVIDHLRRTPISTRKAVSEATGLSVSAASAIATALLRAGILAEVDDDGRTVRRGRPGKALALAASAATVAIGKLAVGEVSVRFADYAGNVRGEARRDCDLSGLGRDEIVGSLLALLDEAGGKGPRPDFGKLIVAVQGKTDSGLSRILWSPALRARDLDIATPLAAATGAAVEVFNDCSLMPEAFRWTPEFSGRDFATLFIGFGVGMGLRLGGSTFQGQRSSAVEFGHINHIPGGALCRCGNHGCVEAYAGDYAIWRRAQGKVDAVPTRRISDADMHRLAALARGGESEAAAAFEEAGLAIGYGLGRVFTLIDPLPIVFTGSGAHAMDLLEPAIRRGIRESAIDGSGADTAFSIAEDVDQLIFSAATAHALAALDDRFARFAGTEIAEAA
- a CDS encoding CRTAC1 family protein — protein: MTAALVPAAAETAPGFAADTPLFHEEAKAAGIEHVYGGPWEFFVGGGGAAFDCNGDRFPDLFLAGGAGEGGFYVNRSQEAGALAFEKLPQPVDPKDLANVTGAYPLDIDQDGFEDLVLLRVGANVLLKGGPECRFEKANFAWGFDGGRAWTTAFSAIFEPGASFPTLAFGNYVDRAAPGSPWGTCADNALIRPRSGPDGGPDYSEPLALSPGYCALSMLFTDWNRSGEPALRITNDRQYYRGGAEQLWRLEPERAPRPYRKADGWQHLSIWGMGIAEGDVDGDGTPEYALSSMGDTKLQFLDREFEDAPTYRDEAFDRGATAHRPYVEDQGKPSTGWHAEFADFNNDTALDLFIAKGNVEAMPDFAAYDPDNLLMGGFDGHFTERGGEAGLALPTKGRGALVADFNLDGALDLLVVNRGQPASLFRNRGAAASFGTRPLGNFVEVSLAQKGANRTALGAKLAVKIGTRTLYRTIQVGGGHASGHSGFVHLGLGTAERAEIRVQWPDGAWSHPYRVFADSFVLIERDAPAARYWYPDADRPAFGSDRAAAR
- a CDS encoding di-heme oxidoredictase family protein, which produces MFRHVTFIAVAASLALPAAAQEPAWSEKTIRERLDPATIAGPIAGDALEALALKGKDLFEARFTVLDGAGRPNATQAIVPTATRRPAEHAFQRLAGPDANACSSCHNEPVTGGAGGFVANAFVSEGFESAEFDTLDPQFSNERGTNHLFGAGLVELLAREMTVELRAGRADALRRARATGEPVRVALVAKGVGFGRITAQPDGSVDLAELDGVDADLVIRPFTQKGVMTSLRQFTVNALNQHHGIQPDERWGTRWTGTADFDRDGYPDEIGAGEVSAMVAFQATLPPPLQAAPDDPAWRQAAERGRAVFADLGCETCHRPALPLKSLAFQDPGPVDLAGTLREGDVEKPAVYDLATLEWAARLPRNADGDVLVPLFGDLKRHRIADTRTAALGNETLGQRFVERDVFMTAELWGLADTAPYGHRGDVTTLDEVIRAHGGAAETSAFGYRDLPEADRSALIAWLKTLSVGE
- the mdoH gene encoding glucans biosynthesis glucosyltransferase MdoH, producing the protein MLRVPSADDELSFPESQERHRAERPPELRPAGLPVGRRRLIVLALNLATLVALAAGVVTLLRADGAIDAAEWIMLTGFLLATPWTVLGFWNAVIGLVLMHGPADPARSVYPYYSAGPAGRVRRLNSRTALTVFLRNEDPRPIFERIEAMRISLERTGLREHFRFFVLSDTSDPQVARAEEAEFRRFATVFADSDPARPVYRRRADNVGYKAGNVRDFLEAHGDDFDFYLPLDSDSVMSGDVMARLVATMEANPRFGILQSLVVGTPATSGFARIFQFGMRHGMRSFTMGASWWTADCGSYWGHNAVIRTRAFRDHCELPILPGRAPLGGHVLSHDQLEAVLMRRAGYEVRIVPVETQSYETSPPTLPEFAKRDLRWCQGNMQYWRFLRASGLLAISRFQILQAILMYLAPPAWIAMTIAATVKGVTGTFDPAYLQLGLGLFLTVFTLSIAPKLAGMADVLMTRGAVRAYGGPVRFIASALIEIPVSMLMAPIVAVYVSLFLAGLPFGRSVTWSGQNRDKLGVGWVSAFKAMWPQTLLGFAMAVVLYRADPVALLWGAPFVAGLCLAVPFTVITASARFGKLVARAGLFATPEESILPRVLRGLVPFEARPWRGAPARPSPLLPIAVPLAAEVESGRR
- a CDS encoding ATP-binding cassette domain-containing protein; amino-acid sequence: MSTTTEAITDHGRGHPATVDRSGAPLVELKDISISFGGIHAVERASIDLFPGEVVALLGHNGAGKSTLIKILSGAYKRDSGEIFVRGEAAAIGNPRDAKAYGIETIYQTLALADNVDAAANLFLGREILTAWGTLDDGAMEAEARKVMGRLNPNFRRFKEPVKALSGGQRQSVAIARAILFNAKILIMDEPTAALGPQETAQVGELIKELKKEDIGIFLISHDIHDVFDLADRVVVMKNGQVVGSAMTGDVTKDEVLGMIILGKCPPGATPGPGAMQD
- a CDS encoding sugar ABC transporter permease, which codes for MSQATTGQAATAGAARGGGLGGFVRATEVDTRMLGMVGALLVIWVVFHVLSGGIFLSPRNLWNLTVQTASIAVMATGMVLVIVTRNIDLSVGSILGFTGMAMAALQVDFLPDLLGYNSPFTWFITLVVGVAIGVAIGGLQGYVIAFLGVPAFIVTLGGLLVWRGGAWWLTSGRTVAPLDDTFRLMGGGATGSLGETWTWILALVACVAVAVSLVVARRRRLGYGFPLRPVWAEAAMAIIAFAAILGAAWILNSYHWPSAIARRYAEAQGIEAPEGGLQIGYGVAVPVLIAIVVGIVMTFVARRTRFGRYVFAIGGNPEAAELAGINTRWVLMKVFMLMGGLAALGAAISTARLNAATNALGTLDELYVIAAAVIGGTSLAGGAGTIIGAMLGALVMQSLQSGMVLLGVDSPLQSIVVGIVLVVAVWIDTVYRRRAA